A region of the Drosophila subpulchrella strain 33 F10 #4 breed RU33 chromosome 3L, RU_Dsub_v1.1 Primary Assembly, whole genome shotgun sequence genome:
acaagaaaaacgcACAACATTTCTGATTGCAATATGTTGCGAAGATATTTTTTACCTACTACGaaataattcatttttaaataatctaATTTAATAAACAACTTTTTTTGTAGGCGCTGGCAGCTTTGTTAGTATTTCCATCTTACTATAGAACAAAAGCAGCGACTCAGTGCAAAATTGCGATTTTGTAATGCTCGCGATCCGCCCAAGTGTCGGAATCTGACTAACTTCTGAACAGAGAGTCGAACAAAGCTATAGGCGATCCCGCACCCGAGGGTTACTTACATACATTCACGACCGAAGTGCAATAACACATGGATATAGCCAATATTAAATGTATATAGTAAGCAGGGCTGGAAAATCAGTAAACAAATCAAGATAGAAAGCTATAATTGACTATCTGATACCTCTTACTCTgttaatcattttaaaataaatatgcctCCAGATGGCGCCACCACATACTTCTACTGGCAATGACTTCACTGACTATGTAAGGCCTCTTATCTTTAATTTGTAAGATTTTAGGTAACGCCACCAAATTGTAAAATTCTCTGGCGGCcataattttgattttaggcttaaaattttttaatttgtaaattattttctaaatatttgtcaaattttaaatttttgaaaatcgtAAAATTTGGTAACTCCCATAATTTTATCTAGAGGgcattttattttagaacCGTTCAACAAAGTATCGAGTATCTGATTTCTattcttatattttatttgatttgaaATAGGGGAAGCCCCATAAATCAAGATCACTAAGTCCACATTTCTTAGTTGTTGAGTTCCGTCCGTGTAATATCCAGATGAAATGAATAAGCTGGGGATTGTCCTACTGGTGTCTGGATGTGGGCGGTGTGGGCGTGGCGTTATATCCACTGCTCATTTGCATATGTATGTGTGGGCTGCGGCGGGTGGTCGtctcttttttattattgactTGACAGTCTCCGACTTGCGACCAATTTGCATACGAAATGTATCTGCACAAGCcctcatccgcatccgcatccgcattgCCATCGCCTTTCCTATTCCGGGGTATTGATATATCGCAACCAAAAATGCACAGCATGGGTGGAGAGAACAACAACCAAGGGCATAACACAATGGACTGTGACCAACTGACAAGTGACACTTTTTCAAATTGAATTTCCCCACCGAACTGCACTCCTCGTTGGCGAAGTGGATACCCGAGAAGATAGAGCCATGGAGCTGAAGTAGCCCCTGCAGGGCCTGTCAGCCGAGTTGTCATAAATTCACATGAGTACAGAGATCGAATATTCCAAATTGAGCACtcgtgttttattttttaaatttcccaATACTGCCGGCGGAGGAAGCACAATGGACGGCTGCCACAACGACATCTTGGCCCCCCTCATCCTGGCCGTAATGGTGGCCAATGGACATCCCCTCACCCTGGACGAGATCGTCGATGAACTGACGGCGGTGATCAATTCTCAGACGGAGCTGGCAGTGGCCCCAGAAAATATTGGAGATGGCAAGCATGGCCATAAGTCATTTAACCCTAGACGAAAGTACTAAGAAGCGTTTTTTGTTCCCTTCAAGGgacaatttaaattataaagcaAGAACATACATTTGTATCTATGACTCGCGTGAATTTATTTCAATAAACTAACTCAATTCATATAACTTTGAAAGAAACCTTTAACTTAACCTATACTTAGGGTAAATAACTaagctaaataatataatttttaagtgagagaatttaatatatagttattttataaaattattttttcatgCATCTCTTATTACTCTTTAAACAGGATATGCTATATACATATTACTACCTTATTTATGTTGGTGGAGGCAACCGAGGCAGAAACACGTGTGGAAAATGTACGGACGGAGCGAGTTAAAAGTTTTTCAGCGTCGCGaaaaattgtttatgtttCGCCTTAAGAGGAGGGGAAAAGGGAAATCATTTTGAATATGTGAAGATGGCGGTGGATGGCTGGGAAATGGCTGGGAAACTGCGGAATTGCGCCCATGTGGCCAGGGCGGTGTGCCAATGTGGATGTGGTCCTGGTTGAGCCGGCGAAGGAGAACGCTTTTCCACGGAGCTGGGGGATTGTCAGCACCTGTAACCGCCGGGATGGGAATTTTCGGGAAAGAATCCTACACGTACGCTCGTTCGCCTAATAATCACGTGCCGTGGAAGCTCATTAAATTCGAAGGTGAAAAGAAGCCCCGTCCTGTCTGTCGCCAAGTTATGGCACACATGGCCGCATAAATATATCCGCGGGCAGGTTAAGTAAAAGCGACGATGCTCGATTACATGGTAACTCACCACGAAGTTTGACAAAAACAACATTTCAATGGCGACATGAAAAATGTTTCGCTCTAAACTgggttttaatattttttagtatatgcttaaaaaaatgttcatgTTAAGGGATACAGCTGGTAAACAATTCATTGCTTTGGGAAATTGTATACAGAATATATCAAGTCTTCTACACAGAGAGATATATTCAAGTatattgttcttgaattgagaacattcgttctttaTATTATTGTTCTCAATACTaaaacgaaatggtgagaagataaaagttaaattgagatTACTTAACAACTGTTTGATAATAACAAACTTCTGATTTGACTAATAGTTCCGTTGTtgagataaacaattttaatagcgccaattcaacttgattcaagCACATTGAAAATGTCGTTccatttttaagaatattttcaACTCTATGTTGGCAGAGTAATGACTTTTGTTTTCCATTCATTATTATattcaaatttatatttatgtgtaTATGAAGGAAAAGGGAACtttatacaaaatttaaagAGCCTATGAATTCAAAACTATCGATATATAAGAATAAACTGCTTTTCGATTGCTTTCTCGATCAGTTTCATAGGAATATCAAATTCCGTTGAGTTATAGTCCAGTCAGTTGCAATCAGATTTTGCTCGAGAACAAAGCTATTCGGAGGAGCAAATAATAAACGCGGAGCTGCGCAGTTTTCAATTGTTTACTTGAAACTGTATACCCTATATAGACCCTCTTCACATACAAGGCTTTCATATAAGTATGTATGACTTGTATTCTTTTTTGAGAACTTCTGCATGATTATAAGTACACTTGACAaaattatattgaaatttataacaaatgttcattttttagtTTCATTGTAACTGCTGAATATAaagtttctatattataaacAATCGGAAATGGGTttagaatatttttatttttatatttatattcgCTTACTTATTTTGtgatttgtttttttctagATAGTAATGGCTAGCGGATCCCAGGGGCGTGCCAAAGAGTTCGACTTCAAGATACTGTGCGAGACCTTTGCCGAGATATGTCCAGACTTTCGAGATGTTCCCGGCATCGGATCCGGATCGGATAAGATGGAGAGCTTGGACTTTGCCAACCGGGTGATATTCGAGTTGGGTCCCACGATGCGGCAGCTGAAACAAAGTGGCAGGGATCAGATGTGGCGTCTGGTTTTCAATGGAGGCGGCAGTGTCTATATCTATACTTATACGTTCCAGAAACCGATCAGCGGACAGCCGCGCCTCGGTGGCGGAAAACTTTATCTGACCTTGAAGCAGGCGGGTCTGCTGGCCGTTAAGAAGATCTGTGCTTTGCTGCCAGTGTATCACGATCCGCGAGATAAAATTCTGCTGACTCCGCTGGCAAGAGCTGTCTTCGATCCGCCGAATATTCAGAAGATCGCCTCTAGGCTGACCAATCTTCTTGGGCGCAGAGTGGACTGTAGCGATGTGGTGCGGGCTGTGATCAGCAGTTGCCAGAGCGATGGCTTCCACTTGGAGCACAGCGAGAGCCACGTCGCCTTGGTGGCCGTGGGTGCCACAACCCGCGATGTTGCCGAACGCAAAAAgttaagaaggaaaaccatcaaGCAGTACACCAACCATGGCAAGGTCTTTGACCTCAATCAGTACAAGATCTACTCGAGATATTCCAAGATGGCTAGTCAAATCGCTGAGGAGCCACCACTTCCCGATCCAGAACCAACCAAAGAGAAGCCGCCCGTGCGTATCCGCAATGTTAGTGAGGTGCTACGTTCCATTGCCAAGTCCACCGATGATCCACTAAGTGGCGAAACCATCGATATGAAGTTCAATTCTCCACCGAATCGGGAGAAGAGAGCAGAAGTAGAGGCTATGCCAACGTCCATGGATGTCCGTCTGGAAGGAACAACATTGGAGCGCGTAAGATCCAAATTACTGGCCCCAGGTCAGCAATCCGGTTGGTCAGCTGGTGGTTCGTGAAAGGAAAATATCAAACATTTCTTAAATGTATTCTCCATTTCATTTTTCCATATATAAATAGTCCAGTTTTtatattgaatttttaattaatcaaTTTAAAAGTTCTTTATTGCAAAATTGGAAACTAACTATCAAAATCACTGctggttttaaaaaaagtttgtgctGAGAAAAGTTTTTGAAACAGGGAATTCCTATTTGTCTATTTACTAATTTATAGTTTTATACATATGTTTTAATATATACCTATTATACTTTTATAATAATACGTTGTATTTTTTGTAGCAACTAATAGTTATTTCACTGGTTAATGTAAACCTTTTGCTTGGATGTAGTGTCTTAAACCATTTTAAGTAGCCCCAAGTATAGATCCCATGCTCAGGCACATAAAAAGCTAAATATTGCAATTTCCGTCGTGTTCACGCTGCACTTTGATGGTGTCAATCAGGCATTAATTTCAAGTGTTCAACAATATATGGCACTGTTTGGAGGTACCACCCCGCAGTCCTAAGGAGCCCGTAAATTTTTATGGTCACAGCCTCGTTTTTATCATCGCCGGGAAGTTCAAGCTCCGTCGATGCCAAAATAAAGGGAAGTGTAGAAAAAGGGCGAAGGCGGAAGATATGTAAGTTCGCAGTTCATAAAACGGCAGACGGGGTGCGACAACAAAGCAAATTGGTGGACAGCCAGGACGTGGGACTTTGGGCCCCAGATCCGATGCAGGATGTCAGGATGTGGATGTCCTCTCCGCATGAGCGAGTGTTTTCGACCGCAGACTGAATCCTGCGGGCGTTCGTTTTTATGGTCATCGGGTCACTAGTAAAAATAATCTTATGACCGCTTATCTGCCCTTCCGAGTCCTTTGACTGTCATCCGCAGCTTCCTTTCAGCGCGATTTTAGAGTTCTGAAATTCTTCTAGGTAACAGGCACGATTTTTCCGAATTTTATGTATGCCATGCCTTGAAGCAGTCACATGATTATTAAACAAATGGAAATGGTAATGGATTTCAAGTAAGAAAGTCCAAAAGATTTTAGCCCTACTTTGTCtccataaatttatttttaaatgacaaaatttaaaaaaacaacggacaacatgttttattttaattccGCAGAACATAGAGGTATTTCACTTCTACATCGGAATCGTTTTCAGTTATGGATTATAGAAGTAAAGTATTTAGGGTGGTTACCACTTCGAAAGCCATTGAAAATAGAAACAAAATCTTACATGAAAGCGACCATTTTAATGTGTGTACTAGAGAATTCGACCACAAATTTATAGAGgcatcccacgtctaaatcgagatccaataaataaagttatggaatcttaATGTGCAGTTTTTGGGTTACCATTctaaaaactattaaaattacgaaaaaatcgaacatgaaaatggctTAAACATTTGGCCCTTGTTAAAAGAAGCTTTTTAATatagaatattagagaatcCCTAGTCCAAAGTGGGACACAATTACAAAAGTTATGGAGTCTCGAATTGAAACAATTGAATGGAAACAGGAAGTTGaacaaaagaaaaatgttgatgtagaaaaaaaaaacaccagaAGCTCGTACATACATATTAAAAGTACATTTTATTTGCATGCATCCATATTGTCTGTCCATATATATCCACGATGCAAAACTACCTCCTGCATTTCCCCACCAATTGTTTCACTTTGTATGTGCCCAAATAGAAATGGTGAAGGCGGAATCCCAGTTCGCCGACCAAGAACATAACGTACTTTTGAAAAGACAAACCAAGTTTGCACTGTACATCTGTACACATGCGATTTGGTTTGTCGTTGGGCCATTTTGAAGGTGAACGAGTCCCGTGGGCGTATTTTGGAGAAACCCACGGATGTGCTGACATGTCCTTGGGCTTCCTAGCGATTCGATATTTCAAACTTTCGTTGATTCCTTGTGCCATGTTTCACACTTTGTCTATGCGATAATGAGCAAAGATACAAATGACTTTTTCCTAGAAGGTTAAAAGATATTCAGCTTTGCTATTTACTGCCTGAAAGAACCATTAAACGTGTGCCATAGTCATTTAGATAATTGAGGCATCAATACGGTTGGACACACCTACGATGTTTTACTGCCACTGAAAAGGAAATTgattaaaatacataaattcATCTGAATGAAAAGCATAAATTATTGGATTTTCTTAAGGCTTTGGTGGTTGATTATATGGattaaattggaaattttCAGCACATTGGAATGTGGAGGATCTCCCTGATTTATCCcaattttttattgatttgccTTCGGTTCAACAATTGACCCACTCCCGGCTAAATTGAAATACTCGTTTGCcccattaaattttatatgtTTTCGGCATGCTCcgcaatttatttttttttttaagggaACAATATACCAAAGCCAGGATAAGTGACTACGTATAAAGCCCCGTATATACTATACATATATCTGTACTTTTATTGGTGTATCTGCATCTGTGTATCTCTGCGATTTCCATGGCTTTTTTGCTTTGTGTACCACTGATTTCAGCTTTTCATTTCAACTGTCTCGCcatctgcaataaaaactttGATACAAGTGAATGCCGAGGCAAGAATTTCATTGTCTCATTAAATTCAGCAAAATAGAAGAATAAAACTGAGCAACaacatattaaaatatattttactttaatcaACGAGAATAATATGGGTACGTTTAAATTCAGTAATTAAGGTAAATAACcacttttcttaaaaaaataaattaagaaatacAGTTGCTTAAAACTTTCTAGGTTTAAATAGAAATCAGAGCGCTTTAAATAATTGTCCAGaggtcttttaaaaatattgctaGCAAATATGTGATTTAAATgagttaaataaattataaattgtattaaaaaatattatttttccgaaGTGTAGACGAACTTATTTTGCCACATGCAAACTCCACTCACGGAAAATGCCGGTTCACGCTCGTAAATCGCCCAAAAACACGCTCCATGCATAACCAGACCAAGAGGTTCCTCCTCGATTCGGGGCCAAACACGAAAATCAATCGAAATGTAATTGAATTGCAGGCACTTGAGAGCGAAAACCGCCGAGGAAACGCATGCATATTTTACGTGAGCGATTTGCTGGGGCGCTGTGGAAAATGGGTGCCGAGCTGAGGGGAAAAGCGAAAGCCGCAAAGTCGAGACGGCGTAGCAGAGTGTGGAAATCCTTTTACCCAAATTGCCCGCAAAATATGCAAAAGCGAAAAACAAATATCGCCCAGGGATCTCGAAAGGGGCTCGTCGCCCTACGCTCTATGCTCAACGTTCTGCAAGTTCAAAATACATATTTCGCGGACGTGGGAGCTGTGTAAAGTCGGCAGTGTCCCACGATGCGTATGAGTAACGTCGACGGCACGTACTCAACGTATTCGTCATATGCCGACAGGACAGAGTCTCGGGCAATTGGCAAAAAATCGAATCAAAAATGTTGCTTTTTTCCGGACTCCAAGGACCCCCAAAGGCGACATCGAGTTGCCAAAGACGGAAGCGGAAATGTAAGCGGTGTTACACTAGTTCAAAAGGTCTAGATTTCCTGGCCaaaattatatacattttatgtCTTATATCTTAGCAATGGCATTTAACACTGTTAACACTGAGtaaatcttttattttatgtcaGCTTAGATGTTTTTCATGGAAATGGTAAAATAAGCATCTTTGTTTATTTATGATTTAAACATTGACTTTAACataaaattatgttttatttttcatgactaatatttaatatttaatatttggtTTACCTTGAATTAATCGCGCTGTTTAATATTACTTGCatgtattattttatttaaatactaAATACTTATCTTAAATTTCGATTTAATACGAAGATATTTTTACACTACTATATTTTTGTTGGTTAATGGTTTATCAAtgatttttcatttgaaacatctttaaagtttttgaaacttgtttaaattttaaatcgtaatcttatcttatcttataatGATATATGTTAAATGTACATatcttattattatatatacattAGTTATTACGTAATATCTCTCAAATATAAAGGAAGAGCTATTTTTTAGGTAATAATAcccatatttttattttaaattgatttctTAGTGTTATAAAGAATTTGATCATTGATTGAGTTTGAGCCCAATGTGCGATGGTGGCTATGAAACCGAATGGGGAGCGAAAGCACTGGCGTGGTCATGCATGAACGGCAAACGAAGGCACAAGGCACGGGTACAAGGACTACGGCCGTACAGGATTCCGCCGGATGCGCCGCGAGTGCACGAACGCGTCCAGGAGAAGATGAGCAAATTAACCGACTTCACGCGGATGAGTTTTTGAATTTGCGCCTGCCCGTGTCCTCTGCTTTGTGGGAACTCATTGATGTTCGCCTAATGGAAAATTCAAAGCTTCTGGCAGATAAAAAATCGGAATCCATTTGTGGCTCAGTCGGAATGCTTTAAAATCCGAAAATATAAATCATATATATAAAGGTGTTCTCTTTCGTCTTTACACAAATTggttattttaaattttaaattgtagCTCGAAGAGTCCTTTCTTTGCcgtaaatatttgaaatatttttaagcatagcttaaattattttgtaataaaGGAGGAACAGTCACACGAAAACATGTGCAACATGAAAcaacaaattaaaagaggtCTTTAGATTTTCTCactaaatatttgaattttgttttattttatttacttaaaaaattacACACTGCTGGAAATTCTAATtggcatttaatttattaaaaaaagggAACAGAATAGGAAATTTATAGAAAAAACATGTGTAACACTTTAAAGATAAACGTGAAAAAAGGGTTAACTGGCAGTGAATTAGCTGCAAACAACTCTGGGCTTGGATAATATATATGCCAGTGCTTTCGTGTGGTACATAAACATACAAACTTTACCACCCATGGAGTATTAATTCTCGATGGGACTGGAGGGGAGGATGTGGGTACCTCCCAGCTTCGCGACGTGTTTCTGGGAGTTTGCTTATGTCAGAGTTGGTAATtcgtttttaatattttccttaTGAATATTTGCATGAGCTCGTCTCGCACCTATGTATGTATGTCTTTATCCTTTTGGCTCGTGGGTGTTATATTTCGCCCAACTCGATTCCGCCATTATGTTGTCCATAAACGTGCACACCTGTGTGCCGGAGTACTCCAGCCCGGCTTCCTTCCACCTACATTTTAACTTTCCCGTAGATTGTCATATTTCACGATGTAACGACCAGGCAGATGGACAAGTCGACAGCTAGGCAGCTGCACATATGTGTACAGGGAAAAATCCTTATAATAGTTGTACATTTTTTCGAAAGTGCGTTGGGCATATATCTCATTGGGCCTTGGGAGTATAGATAAAAACTATAAACTTATAAAagcaataaataattatattactTTCTAAGCGTCTTTTTCAGCAAACCATTGGTAACTATAGGTCACCTTATTaagataatatttattaagatataaatataataaaatagtgTTATTTACTATTATCTATCTTTAAAAATTCTTGTATAGTTTAAACACGTCTTCAAAACAGTTTAGCTGCGGATAAAAATGCTTATAAGAAATGCTTATGTTATTAAATGGGTTCTGGGTTCTTAAAGTTAGTGTGAAATGAGTGGTTCAGAAaagtataaataataataaaaataaatgaatactTAAATTAACCCTTAAATATTACCTCAAAGATATTTTTCTCTCTGTACATCCGCCATTGCTTACACGTTGATGATGGGAGGCTCCTGTCGCATCTTTGTAACGTTTCCTACGACGCGAAGCCGGAGTTTCCTTGGCGAATGCACTTTGCAGGtggaaaagcaacaaaaacttGTTGATAGTTTTTCCCACTGAAAGTCCTTTTTTCACCATGTCATCTCTTTCCGTTTCTCGAAACGAAAGTGTTTAAGTGCGTAGCTTTAAAGTCCTTAGTCGCAGGCGAATTACCACCAGAACAACCAGGCTCCAATGGCAACCAGGACCAAAATGGCATATGCCGCCCAGTTTGATTGCTCCATTTTATCCACGGTGGATATCAAAGCAATCTGAGGAATGGCTTTGAAGTGATACAAATTCTCGGGCGGTGTTCTATGGGCTGATTGACTCtttgaatgctttaaaaatcaAGTACTGCCAGCACGAAAGAAAGCCTTTTTAAAGAGTTATAAGAAATCAAAATTCATTCTGACGGTTTGGTGATTAAAAtggtttgaaaatattatgatattgaacattttatttacttgcaatttataatttttttttacttttactttttactttaaattcaatacatatgtatgtattttttgTGTACAGCTTAAATGGAAGCCATACTTAGATATAGTCAGCACAAATCAACAAAACTTGTGCATTTGAATATAGATCAGATTCATAAATACTTTCAAGCAATCATGATCAAAATGTTTGAGtgtaaaataaattgttgTTGCTAGTTCAtgagaaattttaaattaaaatttataggAAAAACACATGAgttattatttaaatgaaaCTAGGTGGCTCTGCAATCTTAAGTTCAAAGTAAAGTTCAATTGGCCAAAAGCTGCCAAGTGTTTGCCAAATTGAATATAAAGACGCCTCGGGCTAGCTGCTCTCATCCCACGGAACTCCCTTTCACCTGACAAATGCAGCTTCCGGCCGTAAATAACCGGGTTTACAGACATCGGAACACGGGCAAAAGTCAAATTTATGGCACCACAACATTAACTACACTCCGGGGACACAGCAGCGCTTAATTACGAGCGTATTTTGTTGGGTTGTGCTGGCCAACTCTTACAAGCCAATGTCATGAGCTGGCCAAATGAGCGTGCCAAATTGGCCTGCAGCAAAAGTAAATCAATTTCAAGTTGTACGCACACGCACGGCCTAAAACATTGGGGCACTGGAGGTACGAATGCTCATAAACTATTAGCAGTTCTGAATACATGTTGATAGTATTGTGGGTTGCCTACTATACCTCTATAACTATAACGAAATTTAAGGAAGTcctaatttatatattttataactgaaaaaaaaacgttaatattatttaaacatGTTCATAAGACtaattagtttattatttaaCAACATACTTATATGTTTTTCTATATGATCAAAAAACGGATGCATAACAtaacatgttttttaaaaaaattgtgatTTGTAATgattttgacaatttttaatacataaaaatcaaagttcaaaTGAATTGGAATCAATAAAATCCCAAAAATATGCAATCTTCAAATATGCAATATACTTACTTAGCTGCCAATTACACAAACGTATATCATTTGTAATCCTACACCCAAATGCTTTGGGTAAATATCGGAGTCAATGGGCAAATATCAATAACGAATACCAAGTGTGCAATGGCTGACCAAGATGAATTATTATAAATGGATTAAGGACGAGATGTGGATGTGTAATAATTAACTGATATTTGTCTGGCAAACACAGTCTCTGGCCAAGTGTTCGATGCAAATGAGATTCGTTTGTGTGCATAATGCGGTTTCCAACGAGGACTGGCAGCAAGGACAGCGCCAGATTTGCAGATTCATGTCCGGCAAATGGAAAATTTTGCAAATTTCCTAATTACTTACGGCTGGGTGGGCGGTGACCGCCCATCAATGGAGTCGGTCAATGTCAATTGTTCAGGACTCTCGTCCGGGGCGGAACCACAAAATTTACCATCGGATTTGCCCGGACACACTACGAATTGATGTCTTTGACACACCATGGAGTGTGGAGTGTGGAGTGTGTACCATGCAGTACTGACCGCCGAGCGATCCATTAAAGCAAACAGATTTTGTGATAATTTATATTTGAGCTGACCAAACAGTCACCACTTGTTAAGCATTTCACAGTTGTAGTAGTAGTCGCTTTTTATCTTACATTTATTTTGGATAATGAACAAAGTCCTGGTTTAGATGGATCTTTTTATTGTCGCTAAAACAATGTAGTGCAAATGATAAGAAAAAGCAAATGctgtttgtttatttctaTTAAGAAATCCAACAACAATTGATAAATAATATATGTTCATTCACCACTGTTTTTAAACGCCCGAAATAATTGATTCGTGAGCGCAAACCGAACGGTTCATGATTGAATCCTTAAAAAGCTAAACTAACTTTATGCTCActtttttctacattttcttGACACATGTTACGTTGCAATTCAATCAACTTGACCTGCAGTACCATCCGACGCTTTTTTGGCTGCCGAGCGCTTAATTTCTGGTGATTTTGTATTAAAAGTGGTGATGATTTCAACTGACACATGTCCAACGATTCATCACTACATTGGCACAATCATTCATCACAATCACATTCATCTGTGATCACTGCGTGATGATTTTGTGCCAGTAGATTAAAGAGTATTAAGAATATAATATCCGCTAGTATTCATTTTAatctaaataaaaattaatatttccacccaatttttttctttttaaaacaaGTGTAACAACATTGATCTTATAACATTAATCACATTGATATCGTACAACATTGATCgtataacaaataaaatatacaggGGTACTGCAGAAATCACATCAGCACTAAGACGtgtaaatttatattgctGCACATAAGAAATTTACGCGGAATAACTTAATAAGCGCTTACCGATTTATGTGGCGCcgataagaaatattttcgaTCAAATAGGGCGCGACAGTCGTAAGACCATCGATGGCCTAAAACTAAATATCGATTGCAGAATTGATTTTAGTTCCATCTCCAGCTTGAAATCCAGTCATTGGTGACAGACAGTGAAATCGAACGGTTGTGAGTTGTGAGTAAAGTGAGTTTAATCATACGAAAAAGGGAGTTCCCCGAAAATTAGTCTTGGAGCCG
Encoded here:
- the LOC119554471 gene encoding uncharacterized protein LOC119554471 is translated as MSTEIEYSKLSTRVLFFKFPNTAGGGSTMDGCHNDILAPLILAVMVANGHPLTLDEIVDELTAVINSQTELAVAPENIGDGKHGHKSFNPRRKY
- the LOC119553595 gene encoding uncharacterized protein LOC119553595; its protein translation is MASGSQGRAKEFDFKILCETFAEICPDFRDVPGIGSGSDKMESLDFANRVIFELGPTMRQLKQSGRDQMWRLVFNGGGSVYIYTYTFQKPISGQPRLGGGKLYLTLKQAGLLAVKKICALLPVYHDPRDKILLTPLARAVFDPPNIQKIASRLTNLLGRRVDCSDVVRAVISSCQSDGFHLEHSESHVALVAVGATTRDVAERKKLRRKTIKQYTNHGKVFDLNQYKIYSRYSKMASQIAEEPPLPDPEPTKEKPPVRIRNVSEVLRSIAKSTDDPLSGETIDMKFNSPPNREKRAEVEAMPTSMDVRLEGTTLERVRSKLLAPGQQSGWSAGGS